The segment AAGATCTCGCTTCGCGACCGCTGACCGGCCTACCGGTAGAGATCGCCGATGACCTCGAAACCAGTCAGGTCAGTATCTTCGCGGTTCAGGTCCAGACCAACGAGCTGCGCTCGCGCATGCAGATGACCGACATCGTAAATCGCCGGCATATCCGGCACGCGCACATGGTGAACATTAACCGGCAGATCATGCTCGAAGGCATGCGCGCAGACTTTCTGAAAGTGGATCGCATCAGCAGCAAAGTCCTGGAAATGGTGAGCGGGGCAAAGCAGATCAAAGCCCGGACGCCTGCGGGAAGCGATTTCGTTGCCGATATCGAACCGAGCTACAGGTGGCTCAAAACCAGCGGTCTGATCAGTCCTGACAAGTGGGGAAATCTACCTGGTGGCGAGATCTTTACTACGCCGGGCGAAGTGAACGGCACCTACGTGATCGATGGAGTTGTCGGAGATTATCTGTGCGCGAAATTCGGCGATCTCAAGCAGACGCCGCTCACGATCCGGGTAAAAGGGAATCGGCTGACCGAAGCTTATAGCGACAACAAAGAATTGGAGCAGGATTTCTGGGCATACACCCATACTGATGACAACAGCGATCGTGTCGGTGAGTTCGCTATTGGCACCAACATCGAATTAAAAGACGTGATCGGGCACATCCTGCAGGATGAGAAATTTCCTGGCATCCATATCGCATTCGGCAATCCTTATGGAGAGCACACCGGCGCCAAGTGGTACTCATCGACTCACATCGATGTTGTTGGGCGAAGATTTGATATTTGGGTCGATGATCAGCAAATCATGCGCGAAGGCAAGTTTTTGATGGAGGCTTAAGATCTATTCACCACGGAGTCACGGGGTCACGGAGAGGCCTTTTGTCATTGCGAACCGCCTTCGGCGAGGAATCTCCACTTTGGCCCGAACGGCACGCACTGCCGATGGTTGATGTTTAAAATGTCGGGCGCATGATTCCGCACCTTCGTCGCGCGTTTAATCAGCAATTCACTCCCGAGAAGTACAGAAAATTC is part of the Acidobacteriota bacterium genome and harbors:
- a CDS encoding aminopeptidase; translated protein: MGVVSTRDSAIRTPDRLNVPIDPELAPGARNAVRICLRIQPTEKVTIITDLVSREIAASIAREVETVGSPFNAFVLEDLASRPLTGLPVEIADDLETSQVSIFAVQVQTNELRSRMQMTDIVNRRHIRHAHMVNINRQIMLEGMRADFLKVDRISSKVLEMVSGAKQIKARTPAGSDFVADIEPSYRWLKTSGLISPDKWGNLPGGEIFTTPGEVNGTYVIDGVVGDYLCAKFGDLKQTPLTIRVKGNRLTEAYSDNKELEQDFWAYTHTDDNSDRVGEFAIGTNIELKDVIGHILQDEKFPGIHIAFGNPYGEHTGAKWYSSTHIDVVGRRFDIWVDDQQIMREGKFLMEA